The Methylomicrobium agile genome has a segment encoding these proteins:
- the mutS gene encoding DNA mismatch repair protein MutS has protein sequence MKDKLNQGHGEGQQKEHTPMMQQYLRIKSDYPETLLFYRMGDFYELFYDDAKKAARLLDITLTARGQSQGLPIPMAGIPYHAAEGYIAKLIRIGESVAICEQIGDPAASKGPVERKVVRIITPGTVTDEALLEDRKDNLLVALCQLQGRYGIASLDLTSGRFVLQEAESEDQLLGEVGRLNPAELLYSESWPLPDNLKQRSGLCRRPPWHFEAESARLLVLKQFKAHDLKGFGCEAMPAAVAAAGGLLQYVRDTQQNVLPHIQGIRTETSDDSIQLDASSRRNLEIDTHPSGQLQFTLLGVLDKTATAMGSRCLRRWLNRPLRDHFVLNRRYACIETLLQDGLYRALQDTLRQVGDIERISTRIALKSARPRDLLVLRSTLAALPVLQKRLDGFDDPHLAGLRADIGEHPAMLELLGRAIVDNPPMLIRDGGVIAAGYDEELDELRNLSQNADRFLIEMERRERQATGIHNLKVNYNRVHGFYIEISNANADKVPVHYTRKQTLKGAERYITEELKAFEDKVLSAREKSLAFEKALYDELLDVIASSLGELQLCAAALAELDVLVNFAERAETLNLSRPMLQAEPGIRIEAGRHPVVEQVGGVPFVPNDLNLAGESRMLVITGPNMGGKSTYMRQAALIVLIAHVGCFVPAKSAVLGPVDKIFTRIGASDDLASGRSTFMVEMSETANILHNATAQSLILMDEIGRGTSTFDGLSLAWACADHLARVTQAFTLFATHYFELTTLAEERPSIRNVHLEAMEHGDRIVFLHAVKDGPANQSYGLQVAALAGVPRAVIEKAKTKLAHLENNAYIEQRAESGIDQFDLFSVPECHPAVGLLEDIDPDALSPKQALDALYRLKALL, from the coding sequence ATGAAAGACAAGTTAAATCAGGGCCATGGAGAAGGCCAGCAAAAAGAACATACGCCGATGATGCAGCAGTATCTGCGCATCAAGTCCGACTATCCCGAAACCCTGCTGTTTTACCGGATGGGGGATTTCTATGAACTTTTCTACGACGATGCGAAAAAAGCCGCGCGGCTGCTCGACATTACGTTGACCGCCCGCGGCCAGTCGCAGGGCCTGCCGATACCGATGGCGGGCATTCCGTATCATGCAGCGGAAGGCTATATCGCGAAGTTAATCCGGATTGGCGAATCGGTCGCGATCTGCGAACAGATCGGCGATCCGGCCGCCTCCAAGGGGCCGGTCGAGCGCAAGGTGGTCCGAATCATCACGCCCGGCACGGTCACCGACGAAGCGCTGCTCGAAGACCGGAAGGACAACCTGCTGGTCGCGCTCTGCCAATTGCAGGGGCGTTACGGGATCGCAAGCCTCGACTTGACCAGCGGCCGTTTCGTGCTGCAGGAAGCCGAATCGGAAGACCAGTTGCTCGGCGAAGTGGGGCGGCTTAATCCGGCGGAACTTTTGTACAGCGAAAGCTGGCCGCTGCCGGACAATCTGAAGCAGCGCAGCGGCCTGTGCCGGCGTCCGCCCTGGCATTTCGAAGCGGAAAGCGCGCGGCTGTTGGTGTTGAAGCAGTTCAAAGCGCACGATCTGAAAGGTTTCGGCTGCGAGGCGATGCCGGCGGCGGTGGCGGCGGCCGGCGGGCTTCTGCAATACGTCCGCGATACCCAGCAGAACGTGCTGCCGCACATTCAGGGCATCCGTACCGAAACCAGCGACGATTCCATTCAGCTCGACGCGTCGAGCCGGCGGAATCTCGAAATCGACACGCATCCGAGCGGACAACTGCAATTCACGCTGCTCGGCGTGCTGGACAAAACCGCGACCGCGATGGGCAGCCGCTGCCTCCGGCGCTGGCTGAACCGGCCGCTCCGGGATCACTTCGTCCTGAACCGGCGCTATGCCTGCATCGAAACCCTGCTTCAGGACGGCCTGTACCGGGCGCTGCAGGACACCTTGCGGCAGGTCGGCGACATCGAGCGAATCAGTACCCGGATCGCGCTGAAATCGGCCCGGCCCCGCGATTTGCTGGTGCTGCGTTCGACGCTGGCGGCCCTGCCGGTTCTGCAGAAACGCCTGGACGGGTTCGACGATCCGCATCTGGCCGGGCTGCGCGCGGACATCGGCGAACATCCGGCCATGCTGGAGCTGCTCGGCAGGGCAATCGTCGACAATCCGCCGATGCTGATCCGCGACGGCGGGGTAATCGCGGCGGGTTACGACGAAGAACTCGACGAACTGCGCAATCTGAGCCAGAACGCCGACCGGTTTCTGATCGAGATGGAGCGGCGCGAGCGGCAAGCGACCGGGATTCATAACCTGAAGGTCAACTACAATCGAGTGCACGGTTTTTACATCGAAATTTCGAACGCGAACGCGGACAAGGTGCCGGTTCACTATACCCGCAAGCAGACCCTGAAAGGCGCCGAACGCTACATCACCGAAGAGCTGAAGGCGTTCGAGGACAAGGTGCTGAGCGCCCGTGAAAAATCGCTGGCCTTCGAGAAGGCCCTGTACGACGAACTGCTGGACGTGATCGCCAGTTCTTTAGGCGAACTGCAACTGTGCGCGGCGGCGCTGGCCGAACTCGATGTGCTGGTCAACTTCGCCGAGCGCGCCGAGACGCTGAACCTGTCGCGGCCCATGCTGCAGGCCGAGCCGGGCATCCGGATCGAAGCCGGCCGGCATCCGGTGGTCGAGCAGGTTGGCGGCGTGCCTTTTGTGCCGAACGATTTGAATTTGGCAGGCGAAAGCCGGATGCTGGTCATTACCGGTCCGAACATGGGCGGCAAGTCGACCTACATGCGGCAGGCCGCGCTGATCGTACTGATCGCGCATGTCGGCTGTTTCGTGCCGGCAAAGTCGGCGGTTCTCGGGCCGGTCGACAAGATCTTCACCCGGATCGGCGCTTCGGACGATCTGGCCTCGGGCCGTTCGACGTTCATGGTCGAAATGTCCGAAACCGCCAACATTTTGCACAACGCGACCGCGCAAAGCCTGATCCTGATGGACGAAATCGGCCGCGGCACCAGCACCTTCGACGGTCTGTCGCTGGCCTGGGCCTGCGCGGACCACCTGGCGAGAGTCACGCAGGCGTTCACGCTGTTCGCCACCCATTATTTCGAATTGACCACGCTGGCCGAGGAGCGTCCGTCGATCCGCAACGTGCATCTGGAGGCGATGGAGCACGGTGACCGGATCGTGTTCCTGCATGCGGTGAAGGACGGCCCGGCCAACCAGAGTTACGGGCTGCAGGTGGCGGCGCTGGCCGGCGTGCCGCGCGCGGTGATCGAGAAAGCCAAAACCAAACTGGCGCATCTCGAAAACAACGCCTATATCGAGCAGCGGGCCGAATCGGGCATCGATCAGTTCGACCTGTTTTCCGTGCCGGAATGCCACCCGGCGGTCGGCTTGCTGGAGGACATCGATCCCGACGCACTGAGTCCGAAACAGGCATTGGATGCGTTGTACCGGCTCAAGGCGCTGTTATAG
- a CDS encoding LysR family transcriptional regulator codes for MKSAKIRSYLSNSSINMTSNHKISLDQWRALVSVVDAGGYAQAADQLHKSQSTMTYAVHKLEQSLGIKVFEIQGRKAVLTSVGQVLYRRGKTLMEEAVRLEHVAASLAAGWEPELRLAVDTIFPTWLLLEALARFSDEHPETRIELIETVLSGTDEALQEGLVELGIGPTVPAGFVGDPLIRVRFIASAHPDHPLHQLRRPLTMADLRQHRHLVVRDTGRERTRTVSWLNEQRWTVGQQATSIRAACLGLGYAWYAEDLIRLELDTGKLKPLPLEEGSERWSTLYLIFADRDATGPGALRIAEILRDQLALRCPQSCLTDTILGRNTSPPNG; via the coding sequence TTGAAAAGCGCGAAAATTCGCTCATACCTATCGAATTCATCGATCAATATGACCTCAAACCATAAAATTTCGCTGGACCAGTGGCGAGCGCTTGTGTCAGTTGTGGATGCGGGCGGCTATGCGCAGGCTGCTGACCAACTCCACAAGAGCCAATCCACGATGACTTATGCGGTGCATAAACTGGAACAGTCGCTGGGCATTAAAGTCTTCGAAATACAGGGCCGAAAGGCAGTGCTGACCAGCGTCGGTCAAGTGTTGTATCGACGAGGAAAGACACTCATGGAGGAAGCCGTGCGTCTGGAACACGTGGCGGCCAGCCTGGCGGCAGGTTGGGAGCCAGAATTGCGACTGGCCGTGGACACCATTTTCCCCACTTGGCTGTTGTTGGAAGCCTTGGCGCGCTTTTCCGATGAACATCCCGAAACACGCATCGAGCTTATCGAGACGGTGCTGAGTGGCACCGATGAAGCGTTGCAGGAGGGCCTTGTCGAACTGGGTATCGGTCCGACGGTGCCGGCGGGATTTGTCGGCGATCCACTCATACGAGTGCGCTTCATCGCCAGCGCCCACCCTGACCATCCACTACATCAGTTGAGACGGCCGCTTACGATGGCGGATTTGCGTCAGCACAGGCATCTGGTGGTTCGTGACACTGGCCGTGAGCGAACGCGCACAGTCAGCTGGCTCAATGAGCAGCGCTGGACCGTGGGCCAGCAGGCTACCTCGATTCGTGCCGCTTGCCTAGGACTAGGTTATGCTTGGTATGCTGAGGATCTCATCCGTCTGGAACTCGATACAGGAAAGTTAAAACCGCTCCCGCTGGAGGAGGGGTCGGAACGCTGGTCGACCCTGTACTTGATCTTCGCCGACCGCGATGCAACAGGTCCTGGCGCCTTGCGGATCGCTGAAATCCTTCGCGATCAATTGGCCCTACGATGTCCCCAATCCTGCCTGACGGATACCATCCTAGGGCGGAATACTTCGCCGCCGAACGGTTAG
- a CDS encoding fatty acid desaturase family protein: protein MNSYQTVNREQLAKDIKQLYLQAQADMGPEDFRHMKRMELWGQACSLLGYATAWIAPNLVSALLISQGSFTRWTQVAHPIQHRGYDKIDSASARYQSKGFAKGCRRFLDWPDWMTPAGWHHEHDVLHHYRLGETADPNNAQHNMEWLRQSKLPMWLRYAIVAFFSGVWKLSYYTPRTHKELRLNEYRHQHQPAPTMTRIDAWSLFTPQGRGLWLKSILPYVAYRFVLLPALFLPLGSVAVTSVLLNSVLAEILTNIHSFVVMIPNHAGDDVMSFDEKAHSKGEFYLRQILGSVNYPTGSNANDFLYGWLNYQIEHHLWPDLPLSQYQKLQPQAKALCEKHSIPYCQDSLFKRLRKAVDIMVGKTSMLKPAEAGA, encoded by the coding sequence TTGAATAGTTACCAGACCGTCAACCGAGAACAGCTAGCCAAAGATATTAAACAGCTGTATCTGCAAGCGCAGGCCGACATGGGACCGGAAGATTTTCGCCATATGAAGCGGATGGAGCTCTGGGGCCAAGCCTGTTCATTGTTGGGGTATGCGACCGCATGGATAGCTCCCAATCTCGTGTCCGCGCTGCTGATCAGTCAGGGTAGTTTTACCCGTTGGACTCAAGTTGCGCATCCGATCCAGCATCGCGGTTACGACAAAATCGACAGCGCCAGTGCACGTTACCAAAGCAAAGGCTTCGCTAAAGGCTGCCGCCGTTTTCTGGATTGGCCGGACTGGATGACGCCGGCGGGTTGGCACCACGAACACGACGTCCTGCATCACTACCGCCTTGGCGAGACGGCCGACCCCAACAATGCCCAGCACAACATGGAATGGCTGCGACAGTCGAAATTACCGATGTGGTTACGCTACGCGATCGTGGCATTTTTCTCGGGCGTTTGGAAGCTTAGCTATTACACCCCACGCACCCACAAAGAATTACGCCTTAACGAATATCGGCACCAGCATCAGCCCGCACCCACGATGACCCGCATCGACGCCTGGAGTTTATTCACTCCCCAGGGCCGAGGCTTGTGGTTAAAAAGCATTCTGCCCTATGTCGCTTACCGCTTTGTATTGCTGCCGGCGTTATTTCTGCCATTAGGAAGTGTTGCCGTGACCAGTGTGTTATTGAATTCCGTATTGGCGGAAATCCTGACCAACATCCACAGCTTTGTGGTGATGATTCCCAACCATGCCGGCGATGATGTGATGAGCTTCGATGAAAAGGCGCACAGCAAGGGCGAGTTTTACCTGCGCCAAATACTCGGCTCGGTCAACTATCCGACCGGCTCCAATGCCAACGACTTCCTCTACGGTTGGCTGAACTACCAGATCGAACATCATCTATGGCCGGATTTGCCACTCAGCCAGTATCAGAAGTTGCAACCGCAGGCTAAGGCTCTCTGCGAGAAGCACAGTATTCCGTATTGCCAGGATTCGTTATTCAAAAGGCTGCGCAAAGCCGTCGACATTATGGTCGGTAAAACCTCAATGTTGAAACCGGCGGAGGCGGGGGCTTGA
- a CDS encoding helix-hairpin-helix domain-containing protein, giving the protein MASVPRVRCEYTKPYGEQAIEKVRENPYRLALDIHGIGFKMADMLAHQKLGIGPQSLRGHAGL; this is encoded by the coding sequence ATGGCGTCGGTACCTCGCGTTCGGTGCGAATATACAAAACCTTATGGTGAGCAGGCAATCGAGAAAGTGCGCGAAAATCCCTATCGCTTAGCATTAGATATTCACGGCATCGGCTTTAAGATGGCTGACATGCTGGCTCATCAGAAGTTGGGCATCGGCCCGCAATCCCTTCGCGGCCACGCGGGGCTCTGA
- a CDS encoding flavin reductase family protein — protein sequence MKTIPISKSFTLIEPGPVILVTTSDGEKNNIMTISWTMVMDFSPRFAITTGPWNYSYKALRNSKECVIAIPTVDLIDQVVGIGACSGSDTDKFYKFGLTPLKGKHVGAPLIKECLANIECKVIDVVEKHNIIILEGVETYLDDSREEKRTIHAIGDGTFVVDGDKLDRREMMRSKLPEGV from the coding sequence ATGAAGACGATACCAATTAGCAAGTCCTTTACTTTGATTGAACCTGGGCCAGTTATCCTCGTTACGACAAGCGATGGGGAGAAGAACAACATTATGACCATCTCCTGGACCATGGTGATGGATTTTTCTCCGAGATTTGCCATAACGACGGGTCCCTGGAACTATTCCTATAAGGCGCTTCGGAACTCCAAAGAATGCGTCATTGCTATTCCTACCGTGGACCTAATAGATCAGGTTGTTGGGATAGGAGCTTGTTCCGGCAGCGATACGGACAAGTTTTATAAGTTCGGATTGACTCCTCTCAAGGGAAAGCATGTCGGTGCGCCGCTGATCAAGGAATGCCTGGCAAATATTGAATGTAAAGTGATCGATGTCGTCGAAAAGCACAACATCATTATCCTTGAAGGTGTCGAAACGTACTTAGATGATTCACGAGAAGAGAAGCGGACTATTCATGCAATCGGCGATGGCACCTTTGTCGTCGATGGAGACAAGTTGGATCGAAGGGAAATGATGCGCTCGAAGCTTCCAGAGGGTGTCTAA